In the genome of Amaranthus tricolor cultivar Red isolate AtriRed21 chromosome 15, ASM2621246v1, whole genome shotgun sequence, one region contains:
- the LOC130801529 gene encoding uncharacterized protein LOC130801529: protein MSKEHCIEELCDCGYEVEINNDWSDFDPGREFVACPFYLADGLGCTYFRWIAPEGTKWQRDLIIRLEKEKQELKDEVFNLKRQMDDMAHRKEETERIMKKLTKPS from the coding sequence atgtcaaaggagcattgtattgaagagctttgtgattgtggttatgaagttgagattaataatgattggagcgacttcgatccagggcgtgaatttgttgcttgccctttctacttggctgacggattaggatgcacatactttcgctggattgctccggagggtacaaaatggcagagagacttaataataaggcttgagaaggaaaaacaagagcttaaagatgaggtatttaatctaaagagacaaatggatgatatggcacataggaaagaagagactgaaagaattatgaaaaagttaactaagccttcttag